Proteins from a single region of Sylvia atricapilla isolate bSylAtr1 chromosome 9, bSylAtr1.pri, whole genome shotgun sequence:
- the TNFSF4 gene encoding tumor necrosis factor ligand superfamily member 4, which yields MEGKPEAEPRAGEQMHCEREPEEDECKRWPGGQVGNTLHLVSAVAQWILLLACLIYLGIDFLRPSASQSDKVLWTHIRYTGRSIKGVAMNLTDEQGPIQIRNGSIMIPCDGLYLVSLKSSFYLKEEDWLKLTLQGTHEMSSGGPWEQSVQSNNGTLNLTTVLYLSQEDSITLWTNSSAHISDLSFSLVLITDNIC from the exons ATGGAAGGCAAGCCAGAGGCAGAGCCAAGGGCTGGAGAGCAGATGCATTGTGAACGGGAGCCTGAGGAGGATGAATGCAAGCGCTGGCCAGGAGGACAGGTTGGGAACACGCTGCACCTCGTGTCCGCGGTTGCTCAGTGGATTTTACTGCTTGCCTGCCTGATTTACCTGGGTATAGATTTTCTGCGGCCCTCAGCG agccAGAGTGACAAAGTGCTGTGGACCCACATCCGATACACAG GCAGAAGCATCAAAGGAGTAGCCATGAATCTCACTGACGAACAGGGCCCCATCCAGATCAGAAATGGTTCCATCATGATCCCCTGTGACGGCCTCTACCTCGTGTCCCTGAAGAGTTCCTTCTACCTGAAAGAGGAGGACTGGCTGAAGCTGACCCTGCAGGGGACACACGAGATGAGCAGCGGTGGCCCGTGGGAGCAGAGTGTGCAGAGCAATAACGGCACACTGAACCTCACCACGGTGCTCTACTTGTCCCAGGAGGACAGCATCACTCTGTGGACTAACTCCAGTGCCCACATCTCAGATCTGTCCTTTAGCCTGGTGTTGATAACTGACAACATATGCTAG